One genomic window of Elaeis guineensis isolate ETL-2024a chromosome 2, EG11, whole genome shotgun sequence includes the following:
- the LOC105053707 gene encoding protein NUCLEAR FUSION DEFECTIVE 4: MVFVGGIVGATGGLRADAFRLAVQVIRGRWFMFFASFLIMAASGATYIFSIYSNDIKTSLGYDQSTLNTLSFFKDLGANVGILSGLINEVTPPWVVLAIGSVMNLFGYLMIYFAITGRIARPAVWQMCLYICIGANSQSFANTGSLVTCVKNFPESRGVVLGLLKGFVGLSGAIFTQLYSAIYGDDSKSLVLLIAWLPAAISIVFVRTIRLMKAASVPYKTSKPFYCFLYISIALATFLMVIIVVEQRFSFSRPESSIAAVIVLLLLFLPLAVVVKEELKIFRQEKEALENPAPLSVSVEKPAITEPPPPEPKQVPATTPSTIPTTTTTTTTSTKKKSAISGVIDTLKPPERGEDYSILQALFSIDMFVLFFATICGVGGTLTAIDNMGQIGQSLEYPDRSIKTFVSLISIWNYAGRVTAGFVSEIILAKYKFPRPLALTFVLLLSCVGHLLIAFGVSQSLYVASVIIGFCFGAQWPLLFAIISEIFGLKYYSTLYNFGGVASPIGSYILNVRVAGHLYDREANKQNSGLTRTDGKDLTCVGVECFKLSFIIITAATVFGAFVSLILVWRTRNFYKGDIYARYRAAAAATENGAAMGTVIAAGKEVEEDKTISSEVVVPNRDKNKS, translated from the coding sequence atggtgTTCGTCGGAGGAATTGTTGGCGCCACCGGTGGACTAAGAGCAGATGCATTCCGGTTGGCGGTGCAGGTGATTCGGGGGCGATGGTTCATGTTCTTTGCGTCGTTCCTTATCATGGCGGCCTCCGGCGCCACCTACATCTTCAGCATCTACTCCAACGACATCAAGACCTCCCTGGGCTATGACCAGTCGACCCTCAATACCCTGTCCTTCTTCAAGGACCTCGGCGCCAACGTCGGCATCCTCTCCGGCCTCATCAACGAGGTCACCCCTCCCTGGGTCGTTCTCGCCATCGGCTCCGTCATGAATCTCTTCGGCTACCTCATGATCTACTTCGCCATCACCGGCCGCATCGCCCGCCCCGCCGTCTGGCAGATGTGTCTCTACATATGTATCGGAGCCAACTCCCAGTCCTTCGCCAACACCGGCTCGCTCGTAACCTGCGTCAAAAACTTCCCGGAGAGCCGCGGGGTCGTGCTCGGCCTCCTCAAGGGCTTCGTCGGCCTCAGCGGCGCCATCTTCACCCAGCTCTACTCGGCCATCTACGGCGACGACTCCAAGTCCCTCGTCCTCCTCATCGCGTGGCTCCCCGCCGCCATCTCCATCGTCTTCGTCCGCACCATCCGGCTCATGAAGGCTGCGAGCGTCCCCTACAAGACCTCCAAGCCCTTCTACTGCTTCCTTTACATCTCCATCGCCCTTGCCACTTTCCTCATGGTCATCATCGTCGTCGAACAGCGATTCTCCTTCTCTCGCCCCGAGTCCAGCATCGCTGCTGTCatcgtcctcctcctcctcttcctccctctcgCAGTTGTCGTCAAAGAGGAGCTCAAGATCTTCAGACAAGAGAAGGAAGCCCTCGAAAACCCTGCCCCTCTCTCTGTATCCGTCGAAAAGCCGGCGATTACAgaaccgccgccgccggagccgAAACAAGTCCCGGCCACCACCCCATCCACCATTCCGACGACGACGACCACCACCACCACGTCTACTAAGAAGAAATCGGCCATATCTGGTGTCATCGACACCCTCAAGCCTCCGGAGCGTGGCGAGGACTACTCCATTCTCCAAGCCCTCTTCAGCATCGACATGTTCGTCCTCTTCTTCGCCACCATTTGCGGAGTCGGCGGCACCCTGACGGCGATCGACAACATGGGCCAGATCGGGCAGTCGTTGGAATACCCGGACCGGAGCATCAAGACCTTCGTCTCTCTCATAAGCATATGGAATTATGCCGGCAGGGTCACCGCCGGGTTCGTCTCTGAGATCATCCTTGCCAAATATAAATTCCCCCGGCCTCTCGCACTCACCTTCGTTCTCCTCCTCTCCTGCGTCGGCCACCTCCTCATCGCCTTCGGTGTGTCGCAATCTCTCTACGTCGCATCGGTGATCATCGGCTTCTGCTTCGGAGCTCAGTGGCCGCTACTCTTCGCTATAATCTCGGAGATCTTCGGTCTCAAGTACTACTCCACTCTGTACAACTTTGGCGGCGTGGCGAGCCCAATCGGGTCGTATATACTGAACGTGAGGGTCGCCGGTCACCTATACGATAGGGAGGCGAACAAGCAGAACAGTGGACTAACGAGGACTGACGGCAAGGACTTGACTTGCGTTGGAGTTGAGTGTTTTAAGCTTTCTTTCATTATTATCACGGCGGCGACCGTGTTTGGTGCTTTTGTTTCACTGATATTGGTATGGAGGACGAGAAATTTCTACAAGGGCGATATATATGCGAGGTATCGGGCGGCGGCAGCCGCGACGGAGAATGGGGCGGCCATGGGGACTGTTATTGCAGCTGGTAAAGAGGTAGAGGAGGACAAAACTATTTCCTCCGAGGTGGTGGTGCCAAATAGGGATAAGAACAAAAGTTGA